A stretch of the Ornithodoros turicata isolate Travis chromosome 4, ASM3712646v1, whole genome shotgun sequence genome encodes the following:
- the LOC135391966 gene encoding uncharacterized protein LOC135391966 codes for MFSRAQSTIVHPIPYTGPSPWRFGSVIFLGFFLKLLGILFVFFGFNIITPELRLVGFVLIPLGIFIFTGGILWGAMEGWKYRATIMTIHAWDPLATTGMFLHGGNTSSVTVVEDSREGVHSASPVEPNSPLVGLQPVNFTKQGAIQLYAT; via the exons ATGTTCAGCAGAGCCCAGTCAACAATCGTTCACCCCATCCCTTACACCGGTCCATCACCGTGGCGTTTTGGAAGTGTCATCTTTCTCGGCTTCTTCCTCAAACTCTTGGGAATTCTCTTCGTCTTCTTCGGTTTCAACATCATCACCCCTGAACTGCGACTCGTTGGATTCGTCCTCATCCCACTGG GTATCTTCATCTTCACCGGAGGCATCCTGTGGGGAGCCATGGAAGGCTGGAAGTATCGAGCAACCATTATGACCATCCACGCCTGGGATCCTCTGGCAACAACGGGGATGTTCCTGCACGGCGGAAACACATCTTCTGTAACTGTGGTGGAAGACAGCAGGGAAGGGGTACACTCCGCCTCACCCGTTGAGCCAAACAGCCCCCTGGTGGGTCTACAACCGGTCAACTTTACGAAACAGGGTGCAATTCAGTTGTACGCGACGTGA